From a single Maritimibacter sp. DP1N21-5 genomic region:
- a CDS encoding 8-oxoguanine deaminase: MTEILIRGASHLVTVDDERRVLRDADLRLRGGQVVEVGQGLSTDGEVVDAQGCVVTPGLVNTHHHLFQTLTRAVPLAQNALLFGWLQTLYPIWARFTPEHMYVSAQIGLAELALSGCTLSSDHLYLYPNGARLDDTVAAAAEVGLRFHPTRGAMSIGTSKGGLPPDALVEEEAAILEDMVRVIDAFHDDGYGAMCRVGVAPCSPFSVSRELMRDTALLARDKGVMMHTHLAENDEDIAYSLEQFGCRPGQYAQDLGWVGPDVWHAHCVKLDPSEIDLFARTGTGVAHCPCSNCRLGSGIAPVRAMRDAGVTVGLGVDGSASNDAGNLVAEARQAMLLQRVVRGADAMSAQEALEIATRGGADVLGRPECGRLSVGARADVAVWDVSGIEAAGSWDPAALLLAGPTTVRDLFVEGRQIVRGGQVTTFDLGSAITRQNALAKALSEAI; encoded by the coding sequence TTGACCGAAATCCTGATCCGTGGCGCGTCGCATCTGGTGACCGTCGATGATGAGCGGCGCGTCTTGCGTGATGCCGATCTGAGGTTGCGGGGCGGTCAGGTGGTTGAAGTCGGTCAAGGCCTGTCGACGGACGGCGAGGTGGTCGATGCGCAAGGGTGCGTCGTCACGCCCGGTCTGGTCAACACGCATCACCACTTGTTCCAGACACTCACGCGGGCGGTTCCGCTGGCGCAGAATGCGCTGCTCTTCGGGTGGTTGCAGACACTCTATCCAATCTGGGCGCGGTTCACTCCTGAACATATGTATGTCTCCGCGCAGATTGGCCTTGCGGAACTGGCCCTGTCGGGCTGCACGCTATCTTCGGACCATCTGTACCTTTACCCCAACGGCGCGCGGCTTGATGACACCGTTGCTGCAGCGGCAGAGGTGGGCCTGCGCTTTCATCCGACCCGCGGTGCCATGAGCATCGGCACAAGCAAGGGGGGCTTGCCCCCGGATGCGCTGGTCGAGGAGGAGGCCGCGATCCTGGAAGACATGGTGCGTGTTATCGATGCCTTCCATGACGACGGCTATGGTGCAATGTGTCGTGTTGGCGTGGCACCTTGCTCTCCGTTTTCTGTCAGTCGTGAATTGATGCGAGACACGGCGCTGCTTGCCCGCGACAAGGGCGTGATGATGCACACGCATCTGGCCGAGAATGACGAGGACATCGCCTATTCCCTTGAACAGTTCGGCTGTCGGCCCGGCCAGTATGCGCAGGATCTGGGCTGGGTCGGGCCGGATGTCTGGCATGCGCATTGTGTCAAACTCGATCCGTCCGAGATTGATCTCTTTGCCCGGACAGGCACCGGTGTCGCCCATTGTCCGTGTTCGAATTGCCGACTTGGGTCGGGCATCGCGCCGGTGCGTGCGATGCGGGACGCGGGGGTGACCGTGGGGCTGGGCGTGGATGGCTCGGCCAGCAATGATGCGGGCAACCTTGTGGCTGAAGCCCGACAGGCGATGCTGTTGCAGCGCGTGGTGCGTGGCGCGGATGCGATGAGCGCGCAAGAGGCGCTGGAGATTGCAACGCGAGGCGGGGCCGATGTCTTGGGCAGGCCGGAGTGCGGGCGCCTGTCGGTCGGCGCACGTGCCGATGTGGCGGTCTGGGATGTGAGCGGGATCGAGGCCGCGGGCAGTTGGGATCCCGCGGCCCTTTTGCTGGCGGGGCCGACAACCGTGCGCGATCTGTTTGTCGAGGGGCGGCAGATCGTGCGGGGCGGGCAGGTGACGACCTTTGATCTGGGTTCGGCCATCACGCGGCAGAATGCGTTAGCCAAGGCGTTGAGCGAGGCGATATGA
- the hisN gene encoding histidinol-phosphatase, which produces MKQLLPELTDVAHAMADAAASAILPHFRRADLGTENKDADGYDPVTVADRAAEQAMRAVLADMRPADGIVGEEFGAQTGDSGLTWVLDPIDGTRGFVSGTPTWGVLIAVGNAAGPTLGMIDQPYIGERFWGSDGMAWLKGPLGEDRIFTRAPRHLSDAVLFTTFPEVGRPVERAGFEAVAGRVKLVRYGMDCYAYALLASGQIDLVIEAGLNSYDIQAPIGLIEAAGGVVTDWSGQPVHDGGRVVAASHPDVHRAALDILAGYI; this is translated from the coding sequence ATGAAACAACTTCTTCCTGAATTGACAGACGTGGCGCACGCTATGGCTGACGCTGCGGCGTCTGCCATTCTTCCGCATTTCCGCCGCGCGGATCTTGGCACGGAAAACAAGGATGCGGACGGGTACGATCCGGTGACCGTCGCTGACCGTGCAGCAGAACAGGCTATGCGTGCAGTTCTGGCCGACATGCGACCAGCGGACGGGATCGTCGGTGAGGAGTTCGGTGCGCAGACAGGTGACAGCGGACTGACCTGGGTATTGGACCCGATTGACGGCACGCGCGGCTTTGTCTCGGGGACACCGACCTGGGGTGTTCTGATTGCGGTGGGCAATGCGGCTGGACCGACGCTTGGCATGATCGACCAACCTTACATCGGCGAGCGTTTTTGGGGCTCTGATGGTATGGCCTGGCTCAAGGGTCCGCTTGGTGAGGACAGGATTTTCACCCGTGCCCCGCGCCACCTTTCTGATGCTGTCCTTTTCACGACATTCCCCGAAGTCGGTCGCCCGGTCGAACGCGCAGGCTTCGAAGCGGTCGCGGGCCGGGTCAAGCTGGTGCGCTACGGAATGGATTGCTACGCTTACGCCCTGCTGGCCAGCGGCCAGATTGATCTGGTGATCGAGGCGGGCCTGAACAGTTACGACATCCAAGCGCCAATTGGCCTGATCGAGGCAGCGGGTGGTGTGGTCACCGACTGGTCCGGCCAGCCCGTTCACGATGGCGGACGTGTTGTTGCTGCATCGCATCCGGATGTGCATCGCGCAGCGCTCGACATACTGGCAGGCTACATTTGA